A stretch of Aerococcus christensenii DNA encodes these proteins:
- the rihC gene encoding ribonucleoside hydrolase RihC has translation MKKIPVIFDTDPGIDDAIALSILLNAEEVDLKLITTIGGNVALEKTAANAVKLVEFFGKDVPVAAGNHGPLLAEFEDASDVHGESGMDGYEFPAPDLSRLLDEHAVLAMRRVLMESDEKITIVAVGPQTNIALLLTMFPEVKEKIEKIIIMGGSFNRGNKHVMDEFNIGTDPEAAQMVFRSSLTTVMVGLDIGNIATVSPAEAEDWAQHSETGKMLNAMLKHYRSSLQDGEWEMYDPTAVCYLLAPELFEEKECNVEVELVSPLTYGQTVVDLKHKTDRPANCVVPVTIDRQGFKQWIRERIINCK, from the coding sequence ATGAAAAAGATACCGGTTATTTTTGATACAGACCCAGGGATTGATGATGCGATTGCTTTATCTATTCTCTTGAATGCAGAAGAAGTGGACCTTAAGTTAATTACAACAATTGGTGGAAATGTTGCTTTAGAAAAAACAGCAGCGAACGCTGTGAAATTAGTGGAATTTTTCGGGAAAGATGTTCCTGTAGCTGCTGGAAATCATGGTCCGTTATTGGCAGAGTTTGAAGATGCTTCAGATGTGCATGGTGAATCCGGTATGGATGGCTATGAATTCCCTGCTCCTGATTTATCACGATTATTGGACGAACATGCGGTACTCGCAATGCGCCGCGTGTTAATGGAAAGTGATGAAAAAATCACGATTGTTGCTGTGGGCCCACAGACTAATATTGCACTTTTATTGACTATGTTCCCAGAAGTCAAAGAAAAGATTGAAAAAATTATTATCATGGGCGGATCTTTCAACCGTGGGAATAAACATGTGATGGATGAATTTAACATTGGGACGGACCCTGAGGCCGCTCAAATGGTTTTCCGATCCTCTCTAACTACGGTAATGGTAGGTTTGGATATTGGCAACATCGCAACAGTGAGTCCAGCAGAAGCAGAAGATTGGGCACAACATAGTGAAACCGGTAAGATGCTTAATGCTATGCTAAAGCACTATCGTTCTTCTCTTCAAGATGGTGAATGGGAAATGTATGACCCAACGGCTGTATGCTATCTTTTAGCACCAGAACTATTTGAAGAAAAAGAATGTAATGTAGAAGTTGAATTAGTATCTCCATTAACCTATGGGCAAACGGTGGTAGACCTTAAACATAAGACAGATCGCCCAGCCAATTGTGTTGTTCCAGTGACGATTGATCGTCAAGGATTCAAGCAATGGATTCGGGAAAGAATTATTAATTGCAAATAG
- a CDS encoding ribokinase, which yields MSKSDVLVLGSINMDISLKVNQLPRIGETILSEGVDYQLGGKGSNQAVAAYKISQGTDFIACVGEDSFGQTAIRQLGQVGLPTDTIMMLKGAHTGMATVLKIQGDNSIVVANGANKVANEQTRQAIDKKLPGKRVLLTQLETNFSDLEYALRKAKGLKVINILNPAPYHPIVNDLLPYVDIVTPNETEFENIIGRKLTTREEFKAAMVDWVQQNDTQLILTKGSEGSLTVIEGQVHMFPAINVDVVDTTGAGDTFNGILASLVARGESLEKAIRFATVGASLSTEGYGPQAAMPGLDQIIERLESPQEKS from the coding sequence ATGAGCAAAAGCGATGTGCTTGTATTGGGAAGTATTAATATGGACATTTCATTGAAGGTCAATCAATTACCTCGAATTGGAGAAACTATTCTTAGCGAAGGAGTAGATTATCAATTAGGGGGCAAAGGTTCCAATCAAGCTGTGGCAGCGTATAAGATCTCTCAAGGGACAGATTTTATTGCCTGTGTAGGAGAGGACTCTTTTGGACAGACTGCTATTAGACAGCTCGGACAAGTAGGTCTACCGACGGATACAATTATGATGTTAAAAGGTGCTCATACAGGAATGGCTACAGTTTTAAAAATACAAGGGGATAACTCTATTGTTGTAGCTAATGGAGCAAATAAGGTGGCTAATGAACAAACGCGGCAAGCCATTGATAAAAAACTTCCTGGAAAGAGAGTTTTATTAACGCAATTGGAAACGAATTTTTCAGATTTGGAGTATGCTTTACGGAAAGCTAAGGGATTAAAGGTAATCAACATTTTAAACCCAGCGCCTTATCATCCAATTGTTAATGATTTATTGCCATATGTGGACATAGTGACGCCTAATGAAACCGAATTTGAAAATATAATTGGTAGAAAATTAACGACGCGTGAAGAATTCAAAGCAGCGATGGTGGATTGGGTGCAACAAAACGATACACAATTGATTTTAACTAAGGGGAGTGAAGGCTCACTGACGGTTATAGAGGGTCAGGTTCATATGTTCCCGGCTATTAACGTGGATGTTGTGGACACCACTGGAGCAGGAGATACATTCAATGGAATTTTAGCCAGCTTAGTTGCTAGAGGAGAGAGCTTGGAGAAAGCTATTCGTTTCGCAACTGTGGGGGCTTCTCTATCGACAGAAGGTTATGGGCCACAAGCAGCAATGCCAGGTTTGGATCAGATTATAGAAAGGTTAGAATCACCACAAGAAAAGTCTTAG
- a CDS encoding leucyl aminopeptidase — MKFTAHESFKTQVYFVSQGQELTMLDQEEEEYVRGVLSFEGKKGQIYQNFGPKGSQILLVGLGEESHLTADDYVYAAYQAAKALNGVHIESANIHLEVKGQVNNGQALQAVMEGFLQAEYRFDRYLTDKSSASLKVINVPEKVANLDQLVAEVEVLVEGINHTRDLVNTPSNDQSPAQMADQVKKLLEEVGVEVEVYDKARIEAMGMKALLAVNAGSVNEPRFLVMKYLPEGEDQKAIALVGKGITYDSGGYALKPADSMLDMKDDMAAAAAVVGTLYALAKNKVCKNVVGIAGLTENLVSATSYKNGDIIGSMKGTTIEVVNTDAEGRVTLADSLYYAATRVNSECVVDLATLTGACLVALGERTSAIMTNNRDLLVELNQAASDSGEPIWELPMTEDLRQKVKGTNGDLLNSAGRFGGTITAGVFLEHFVEGKPWAHLDIAGPAFGEKSYRYLPQGATGVPVKTLYRFVKNRIK, encoded by the coding sequence ATGAAATTTACAGCCCATGAATCTTTTAAAACACAAGTCTATTTTGTTAGTCAAGGGCAAGAACTTACCATGCTTGATCAAGAAGAAGAAGAGTATGTCAGAGGTGTCTTATCCTTTGAGGGCAAAAAGGGACAGATCTATCAAAACTTTGGCCCTAAAGGCAGCCAAATCCTTTTAGTCGGATTAGGCGAAGAAAGTCATCTTACAGCAGATGATTACGTTTATGCCGCTTATCAAGCAGCCAAGGCTTTAAATGGAGTGCATATAGAGTCAGCAAATATTCATCTAGAGGTTAAAGGGCAGGTAAATAATGGTCAAGCTCTTCAAGCAGTGATGGAAGGCTTTTTACAAGCAGAGTATCGATTTGATCGCTATCTAACGGATAAATCGAGTGCTAGCTTGAAAGTGATCAATGTCCCTGAAAAAGTCGCTAACTTGGATCAATTAGTAGCAGAAGTCGAGGTTTTAGTAGAAGGGATTAATCATACACGTGATTTGGTGAATACGCCATCGAATGACCAAAGCCCAGCTCAAATGGCAGATCAAGTGAAGAAGCTATTGGAAGAAGTAGGCGTAGAGGTCGAAGTTTATGACAAAGCTCGAATTGAAGCAATGGGGATGAAGGCTTTACTCGCTGTTAATGCGGGATCTGTTAACGAACCTCGTTTCTTAGTGATGAAATACCTCCCTGAAGGAGAAGACCAGAAAGCCATCGCTCTTGTCGGTAAGGGAATTACTTACGATTCAGGTGGCTATGCTCTTAAACCGGCTGACTCTATGCTGGATATGAAGGATGATATGGCGGCAGCTGCTGCAGTGGTAGGTACCTTATATGCTTTAGCAAAGAATAAGGTATGTAAAAATGTGGTGGGTATTGCTGGCTTAACAGAAAATCTTGTGTCTGCTACCTCCTACAAAAATGGGGATATTATTGGTTCCATGAAGGGAACAACTATTGAAGTAGTGAATACCGATGCAGAAGGCCGAGTGACTTTAGCAGATTCCTTGTATTATGCCGCTACACGTGTGAATAGTGAATGTGTGGTGGATTTGGCTACCTTAACGGGAGCTTGTTTAGTCGCTTTAGGTGAGAGAACTTCTGCTATCATGACGAATAACCGTGACTTATTAGTGGAATTAAATCAAGCGGCTAGTGACTCGGGAGAGCCTATTTGGGAATTGCCAATGACAGAAGACCTTCGTCAAAAAGTAAAAGGAACGAATGGCGATCTGTTGAATAGTGCCGGACGTTTTGGGGGCACCATTACCGCAGGTGTCTTTTTAGAACACTTTGTAGAAGGAAAACCATGGGCTCACTTAGATATTGCAGGCCCAGCTTTTGGTGAAAAGTCTTATCGTTACCTCCCACAAGGAGCAACGGGTGTCCCTGTCAAAACCCTTTATCGGTTTGTAAAAAATCGTATAAAATAG
- the nrdE gene encoding class 1b ribonucleoside-diphosphate reductase subunit alpha, whose protein sequence is MTGIKEESYISLNALTQFRDEKGHYHFESDKEAVASYMEEVIAPRRINFNSLQERLDYLVQEKYYDPAVLASYDFHFIAEIFDLAYAQGFKFPSLMGAMKFYQAYALMTDDKKSYLEDFEDRAVMNALFLANGDENLAKKLVLDIIHNRFQPATPTFLNAGKLRRGEYVSCYLLRVEDSMESIGRSISTSLQLSKRGGGVALCLTNLREAGAPIKGIVHQASGVVPVMKLLEDSFSYANQLGQRQGAGAVYLNVHHPDILSFLDTKRENADEKVRIKSLSLGVVVPDITFQLAKDNKDMALFSPYDIMREYGKPMTDISITEEYDRLVANPRIKKTYTSARKLFQTIAELHFESGYPYILFEDTVNRRNPHKKVGRIVMSNLCSEIAQVSTPSTYQEDLSFETVGDDICCNLGSLNIAKVMEEAPHFGELVEDAIRALDHVSRSADLGCAPSIEQGNRKNHAVGLGAMNLHGFLATNHIYYDSPEAVDFTDIFFYCVAYHAFKASNRLAEQYGNFENFEQSEYADGTYFEKYLTEDKQPQTSRVKELVEQYGLEVPTAEDWRKLSERIQKTGMANAHLLAVAPTGSISYLSSCTPSLQPVVSPVEVRKEGKLGRVYVPAFRIDDENYAYYQKGAYEVGPNAIIDIVAAAQKHVDQAISLTLFMTSEATTRDLNRAYIYAFSKGCDSIYYVRIRQDVLDGSEHYAEDQVIASTKSNFTCSGDSECQACMI, encoded by the coding sequence ATGACAGGAATCAAAGAAGAAAGTTATATTTCTTTAAATGCTTTGACGCAATTTAGAGATGAAAAAGGACACTATCATTTTGAATCAGACAAAGAAGCAGTGGCTTCTTATATGGAAGAGGTTATTGCTCCTCGTCGGATAAATTTTAACAGCCTTCAGGAAAGATTAGATTATTTAGTACAAGAAAAGTATTATGATCCGGCTGTTCTTGCTTCCTATGATTTCCATTTTATTGCAGAAATTTTTGATCTTGCCTATGCTCAAGGTTTTAAATTTCCAAGTTTGATGGGGGCTATGAAGTTTTATCAAGCTTATGCCTTGATGACAGATGATAAAAAAAGCTATTTAGAAGATTTTGAAGATCGAGCAGTGATGAACGCTTTATTCTTAGCTAATGGAGACGAGAATTTAGCTAAGAAGTTAGTTTTAGATATTATCCATAATCGTTTTCAACCAGCTACGCCTACCTTCCTTAATGCAGGAAAATTACGTCGGGGCGAATATGTGTCATGTTACTTGCTCCGTGTAGAAGATTCAATGGAATCTATTGGGCGATCCATTTCTACGAGTTTACAATTATCAAAACGTGGCGGAGGCGTCGCTTTATGCTTAACGAATTTACGTGAAGCTGGAGCACCTATTAAAGGAATTGTTCACCAAGCTTCTGGTGTTGTTCCAGTAATGAAATTATTAGAAGACTCCTTCTCCTATGCTAACCAGTTAGGACAACGTCAAGGAGCTGGGGCAGTCTATTTGAATGTACACCATCCGGATATTTTGAGTTTCTTAGATACGAAACGAGAAAATGCAGATGAGAAAGTTCGGATTAAGTCTTTATCTTTGGGTGTTGTTGTACCTGATATTACCTTCCAATTAGCAAAAGACAATAAGGATATGGCTCTCTTTTCTCCTTATGATATTATGAGGGAATATGGAAAACCGATGACGGATATTTCGATTACTGAAGAGTATGATCGTTTAGTGGCTAATCCACGGATTAAAAAGACCTATACTTCTGCTAGGAAATTATTCCAAACGATTGCAGAGCTTCACTTCGAATCAGGTTATCCTTATATTTTATTTGAAGATACTGTAAACCGTCGCAATCCTCACAAGAAGGTTGGACGAATTGTTATGTCTAATCTTTGTTCAGAAATTGCTCAAGTATCTACTCCAAGTACTTATCAAGAAGATTTATCCTTTGAAACGGTTGGAGATGATATTTGCTGTAATTTAGGTTCTTTGAATATAGCGAAAGTAATGGAAGAAGCGCCTCATTTTGGAGAATTGGTGGAAGATGCCATCCGGGCTTTAGACCATGTGTCACGTTCTGCTGATTTAGGTTGTGCGCCATCTATTGAACAAGGCAACCGGAAAAACCATGCCGTTGGTCTAGGGGCAATGAACCTACACGGCTTTTTAGCGACCAACCATATTTACTATGATTCGCCAGAAGCTGTTGACTTTACAGATATTTTCTTTTATTGTGTGGCTTATCATGCTTTCAAGGCGTCTAACCGGTTAGCCGAACAATATGGGAATTTTGAAAACTTTGAGCAATCAGAATATGCGGATGGTACTTACTTCGAAAAATATCTAACAGAAGATAAACAGCCACAAACTTCTCGCGTCAAAGAATTAGTTGAACAGTACGGACTAGAAGTTCCAACAGCGGAAGATTGGCGGAAACTGAGTGAACGGATTCAAAAGACTGGGATGGCGAATGCTCACCTATTAGCTGTGGCTCCAACGGGATCTATTTCTTATTTATCTTCCTGTACGCCAAGTTTGCAGCCTGTGGTGTCCCCGGTAGAAGTTCGTAAAGAAGGTAAATTAGGAAGAGTGTATGTTCCAGCTTTCCGAATTGATGATGAAAATTATGCCTATTATCAAAAAGGAGCCTATGAAGTGGGGCCTAATGCCATTATTGATATTGTGGCAGCTGCACAAAAACACGTCGATCAAGCCATTTCCTTAACCTTATTTATGACTTCTGAAGCGACAACTCGTGATTTAAACCGTGCTTATATCTATGCCTTTAGCAAAGGCTGCGACTCGATCTACTATGTGCGCATCCGTCAAGACGTTTTAGATGGTAGTGAGCATTATGCAGAAGACCAAGTCATTGCATCGACCAAAAGTAACTTCACTTGTTCAGGAGACAGTGAATGTCAAGCTTGCATGATTTAA
- the nrdI gene encoding class Ib ribonucleoside-diphosphate reductase assembly flavoprotein NrdI, whose amino-acid sequence MKELIVYYSTKSNNTHRFVQKLGYENERIPMDGEGELFVDRDYVLIVPTYAGGVKKENGEVSVKGAVPNPVIHFLNHEENRSHCKAVISSGNTNFGDSYAIAGPVLSNKLQVPLLYQFELLGTIEDVERVKKLVQETLNEGEKE is encoded by the coding sequence ATGAAAGAGTTAATTGTTTATTATTCAACGAAATCTAATAACACGCATCGTTTTGTTCAAAAATTAGGCTATGAAAACGAACGCATTCCTATGGATGGAGAAGGAGAATTGTTTGTAGATAGGGATTATGTTTTAATTGTTCCTACCTATGCAGGTGGAGTCAAAAAAGAAAATGGGGAAGTGTCTGTCAAAGGCGCAGTTCCTAACCCCGTTATTCATTTTTTAAATCATGAAGAGAATCGGTCACACTGTAAAGCAGTCATTTCATCTGGAAACACAAATTTTGGAGATAGTTATGCGATTGCAGGACCCGTATTATCTAATAAGTTACAGGTCCCTCTCCTTTATCAATTCGAATTGTTAGGAACGATAGAAGATGTTGAGCGTGTGAAGAAATTGGTTCAAGAGACGCTTAATGAAGGAGAGAAAGAATGA
- the nrdF gene encoding class 1b ribonucleoside-diphosphate reductase subunit beta, with amino-acid sequence MSETYFERSQAPVDYAFNDKGCNMHAINWNKIVDEKDLEVWNRVTQNFWLPENIPVSNDLPSWHELSEAWQQLITRTFTGLTLLDTIQASVGDIAQIRHSLTDIEGAVYANFAFMVAVHARSYGTIFSTLCSSEQIEEAHEWVVDNELLQARAKALIPFYTQDDPLKSKVAAALMPGFLLYGGFYLPFYLSARGKLPNTSDIIRLILRDKVIHNFYSGYKYQMKVAKLSEERQAEMKKFVFDLMYHLIDLEKAYLRDLYQGFDIAEDAIRFSLYNAGKFLQNLGYDSPFTEEETHISPEVFAQLSARADENHDFFSGSGSSYIIGTTEETTDEDWEF; translated from the coding sequence ATGAGTGAAACTTATTTTGAACGATCACAAGCGCCGGTAGACTACGCATTTAATGACAAAGGGTGCAACATGCATGCGATAAATTGGAATAAAATTGTTGATGAAAAAGATTTGGAAGTTTGGAATCGAGTGACTCAAAATTTCTGGCTTCCAGAAAATATTCCAGTTTCTAATGATCTCCCTTCTTGGCATGAGTTGAGTGAGGCTTGGCAGCAATTAATTACAAGAACTTTTACAGGGCTTACTTTGTTGGATACTATCCAAGCTTCTGTCGGGGACATCGCTCAAATTCGTCATTCTCTAACCGATATTGAAGGAGCTGTATACGCCAACTTTGCTTTTATGGTGGCCGTTCATGCGCGTTCTTATGGAACGATTTTTTCGACACTTTGTTCTAGTGAACAAATTGAGGAAGCACATGAATGGGTAGTGGACAATGAATTACTGCAAGCGCGCGCAAAAGCTTTGATTCCTTTCTATACGCAAGACGATCCTTTGAAATCAAAGGTAGCCGCTGCTTTGATGCCTGGTTTCTTATTATATGGAGGGTTTTATTTACCGTTCTATCTTTCTGCACGTGGGAAGTTACCGAATACTTCGGATATTATCCGTCTTATTTTAAGAGATAAGGTAATTCATAATTTCTATAGTGGTTACAAGTATCAGATGAAGGTCGCTAAATTAAGTGAAGAAAGACAAGCAGAAATGAAGAAATTTGTTTTTGATTTAATGTATCACTTGATTGACTTAGAAAAAGCTTACTTAAGAGACTTGTATCAAGGTTTTGATATTGCAGAGGATGCTATTCGGTTCAGCTTATATAATGCAGGAAAATTTTTACAAAACTTAGGATATGATTCCCCATTTACTGAAGAAGAAACACATATTTCGCCAGAAGTTTTTGCTCAATTATCTGCTCGAGCAGACGAGAATCACGATTTCTTCTCTGGAAGTGGATCATCTTATATTATCGGAACAACAGAAGAAACAACAGATGAGGACTGGGAATTCTAA
- a CDS encoding YeiH family protein produces the protein MQAKSKKILPGLLLSIMVAILGKGLGLFLPQLGGATLSILLGILLGNVYFKQPYLEAGTKFSEGRLLEYSVVLLGATVTFQTISQLGLKSIFYVGILMTLTIIAAYQIGRRLGFQPTTSLLMAGGNAVCGSSAIGSIAPAIGAKDQEKGQMITLVNLLGTVMMLTVPFLGLALFGDNLIEKSALIGGILQSVGQVVAAASMLDSQVVTYAMLFKIMRILCLVFVVLSFQRFIKSKDKKDHVDFEGHMERSQQKLPWYVTGFILVCVINSFLPLPHWLAESAHFVSSWFETIALAAIGLRLDFKKFMAEGPRFLLYGIGVGLCQVCFALLLIYILGI, from the coding sequence ATGCAGGCAAAGAGTAAGAAAATTTTACCAGGATTATTGCTCTCTATAATGGTAGCAATTTTAGGAAAGGGATTAGGTCTGTTTCTTCCCCAATTGGGTGGAGCGACTTTATCGATTTTATTAGGTATTCTTTTAGGAAATGTTTATTTTAAGCAGCCGTATTTAGAGGCTGGGACTAAATTTTCAGAAGGACGTTTGTTAGAGTATTCGGTGGTTTTATTAGGAGCAACGGTGACTTTTCAAACGATTAGTCAATTAGGACTGAAGAGTATCTTTTATGTAGGAATTTTGATGACATTAACGATTATTGCTGCTTATCAGATTGGACGTCGCTTAGGCTTTCAACCGACGACTTCTCTTCTTATGGCTGGAGGAAATGCGGTATGTGGTTCTTCAGCGATTGGATCTATTGCACCAGCTATTGGAGCCAAAGATCAAGAAAAAGGACAAATGATAACCCTCGTAAACTTACTCGGAACTGTGATGATGTTGACAGTCCCTTTTTTAGGCCTCGCTTTATTTGGAGATAATCTCATTGAAAAAAGTGCTTTGATTGGTGGAATCTTACAATCGGTGGGACAAGTAGTTGCCGCGGCTTCTATGCTAGATAGTCAAGTGGTGACTTATGCAATGCTTTTCAAAATTATGCGTATTTTGTGCTTAGTTTTTGTGGTTTTGTCTTTCCAACGTTTTATTAAGTCTAAGGATAAGAAGGACCATGTGGATTTTGAGGGACACATGGAACGCTCTCAACAGAAATTACCGTGGTATGTGACTGGTTTTATCTTGGTCTGCGTGATCAATAGCTTCTTACCGCTTCCTCATTGGTTAGCAGAAAGCGCCCATTTTGTTTCTTCATGGTTCGAAACAATCGCTTTAGCGGCTATTGGGTTGCGACTAGATTTTAAAAAATTCATGGCAGAAGGCCCTCGCTTCCTGCTTTATGGGATAGGCGTTGGACTATGTCAAGTGTGTTTTGCCTTACTTTTGATATATATCTTAGGTATTTAG
- a CDS encoding lipoate--protein ligase has protein sequence MIFVDNGNCYDADMNIALETYLVENRLVDEPILLFYINDPSIIIGRNQNTYEEINQPYVDEHHIKVVRRMSGGGAVYHDRGNFSFCFIKDDDGSFRDFESFTKPVIDALHKMGVKGAALKGRNDLVIGDQKFSGNAMYAKNGRMTAHGTILFDADLNEVNNALKPRKEKFESKGIKSVRSRVTNIKPFVDPEYRNLSTEEFRDRILLEIFGVSSREEVPEFHLTDEIWEGVKKLHAERMGNWNWNYGQSPDFDVSGSHKFPFGFVDLRLNVSGGHITAAKIYGDFFGLGEISDVEEKLVGVKYDKKDMVEALQGVDLKKYLGDITPEELVDIVFQKA, from the coding sequence ATGATTTTTGTAGATAATGGCAATTGTTATGATGCAGATATGAATATTGCTTTAGAGACTTATTTAGTTGAAAATCGTTTAGTCGACGAACCTATTCTTTTGTTCTATATTAACGATCCGTCGATTATTATTGGTCGCAATCAAAACACTTATGAAGAAATCAATCAACCTTACGTTGACGAGCATCACATAAAGGTAGTGCGTCGGATGTCTGGCGGGGGAGCTGTTTACCATGATCGTGGGAATTTCTCCTTCTGCTTTATTAAAGATGATGATGGAAGCTTCCGCGATTTTGAAAGTTTTACTAAACCTGTCATTGACGCTTTGCATAAAATGGGTGTGAAAGGGGCTGCGCTCAAAGGGAGAAATGACCTTGTGATTGGAGATCAGAAGTTCTCAGGTAACGCTATGTATGCGAAGAATGGGCGGATGACTGCACACGGAACGATTTTATTCGATGCAGACCTCAATGAAGTTAATAATGCCCTAAAACCTCGTAAGGAAAAATTTGAATCGAAAGGAATTAAGTCTGTTCGCTCGCGTGTCACAAACATCAAGCCTTTTGTTGATCCTGAGTATCGGAATCTTTCTACAGAAGAATTTCGTGACCGTATTTTACTTGAGATATTCGGTGTCTCTTCAAGAGAAGAAGTGCCAGAATTCCATCTAACAGATGAAATTTGGGAAGGTGTTAAGAAATTGCATGCTGAACGTATGGGAAATTGGAATTGGAACTATGGCCAATCTCCTGATTTTGATGTTTCGGGCAGTCACAAATTCCCATTTGGCTTCGTTGACTTACGCTTGAATGTGAGCGGTGGTCATATTACAGCCGCTAAGATTTACGGGGACTTCTTTGGTTTAGGAGAAATCTCTGATGTTGAAGAAAAATTAGTGGGTGTAAAATATGATAAGAAAGACATGGTAGAAGCTCTTCAAGGTGTAGATCTTAAGAAATATCTTGGTGACATTACCCCTGAAGAATTAGTGGATATCGTCTTCCAAAAAGCCTAA